Proteins encoded by one window of Halichondria panicea chromosome 8, odHalPani1.1, whole genome shotgun sequence:
- the LOC135339949 gene encoding uncharacterized protein LOC135339949 — protein MFTVQEIPCGIPNRVHLSDNKIDLPRLHIDIPKFYSWISDDARIWWEQFDMDAVYSDDEFGITPWPLLHLQEVRQLAQLPASGSADMSCDAPQNTQLQALFAAENEECNV, from the exons ATGTTTACTGTGCAGGAGATTCCATGTGGCATTCCAAATAGAGTTCACTTGTCTGACAACAAGATAGACCTGCCACGTCTACACATAGATATTCCAAAGTTTTATTCTTGGATCTCTGATGATGCTCGTATTTGGTGGGAGCAATTTGATATGGACGCTGTCTACTCTGATGATGAATTTGGAATTACCCCCTGGCCCTTGCTACATCTCCAAGAAG ttCGTCAACTGGCCCAACTCCCAGCCTCAGGATCAGCAGATATGAGCTGTGATGCGCCTCAGAATACCCAGCTTCAAGCTCTATTTGCTGCAGAGAATGAAGAGTGCAAt GTGTAG
- the LOC135340193 gene encoding uncharacterized protein LOC135340193, with translation MHAMMNDSCPLYDGSYSQDSLLIVSPGTSSKQDSQTSIRGACTPASIANNKQDSLLIVSPELETSIVQDSLLIVSPELELETSIAQDSLLIVSPELETSIAQDSLLIVSPELETSIAQDSLLFVSPELETSIAQDSLLIVSPETSMTTNTQNSLLLSPVVDSSQELFVSSSFTNCDADSELLELMDFDPQFEAPLNSTPVKKRRTEDPLEYESESPVSSHRFQCCGRVCIAAFTQQEVQKVRGIFNKKRRADQKQFLFDTSLIFIPSSSRQSSSSSKLTMMLEGKHVCKNAFLNILGISNKRFKTVTEQFSNGIHKATRKPHVRAEASKTSEAKTWMRQYFNLIGDQMPNIDRVHLPHFLTKYDVYVRMKRELMAGGIPEDAVVKVSTFYRFWKEDFSKVLIPSQSAFSKCDICTKFDQERMKSGWRCEFKEEYDQHLQIVQQERRKYYGHREKSRTNPQHSVTIIIDGMDQHKTNLPRLAKIPKSVQGLLPLRTHVTGVLVHTRAPHGKLAHVYIDMLQFPHDCNVTIHVLLKSLIALDHLPPVLNIQLDNTAKENKNKFFLGFCALLVERKIFTKVRVNFLPVGHTHEDIDQLFSRISKQLTLKGAESLPDLQKQITQSSTPTPTVEVLNTISDVRSWLEPCIDRLNGHSLPHCFKFFLEDGKAVMYFRHWSSDAWCNADVAVKLLLASPHVITFFLSVIIINTVQAHYVWQHTLC, from the exons atgcatgcaatgatgaATGATTCATGTCCTCTCTATGATGGCAGTTATAGCCAAGACTCTCTCCTTATTGTGTCACCAGGGACAAGCAGTAAGCAAGACTCACAAACTAGCATCAGGggtgcatgcactcctgctagCATAGCTAACAACAAGCAAGACTCTCTCCTCATTGTGTCTCCAGAACTCGAAACAAGCATAGTGCAAGACTCTCTCCTCATTGTGTCTCCAGAACTAGAACTCGAAACAAGCATAGCGCAGGACTCTCTCCTTATTGTGTCTCCAGAGCTCGAAACAAGCATAGCGCAAGACTCTCTCCTCATTGTGTCTCCAGAACTCGAAACAAGCATAGCGCAAGACTCCCTCCTCTTTGTGTCACCAGAACTCGAAACAAGCATAGCGCAAGACTCCCTTCTTATTGTGTCTCCAGAGACAAGCATGACTACCAACACGCAAAACTCTCTGCTCTTATCTCCTGTTGTAGACAGCAGCCAAGAGTTGTTTGTGTCCTCCAGCTTCACTAACTGTGATGCTGACTCCGAACTACTCGAACTCATGGATTTTGATCCCCAATTTGAAGCTCCTTTGAATTCAACACCTGTCAAGAAGCGAAGGACAGAAGATCCTTTGGAATATGAGAGTGAATCTCCTGTAAGCTCTCATCGGTTTCAATGTTGTGGAAGGGTGTGTATTGCTGCATTTACTCAGCAGGAAGTACAGAAAGTTAGAGGTATCTTTAACAAAAAGAGAAGAGCTGACCAGAAACAGTTTCTGTTTGATACCTCATTGATATTTATTCCCTCGTCAAGCAGACAATCATCGAGCTCAAGCAAGCTTACGATGATGCTCGAAGGAAAGCATGTATGCAAGAACGCCTTCTTGAATATTCTTGGAATTTCAAACAAGAGATTCAAAACAGTAACCGAACAATTCTCAAATGGCATTCACAAAGCCACTAGAAAACCCCACGTGAGAGCCGAGGCCTCAAAAACGTCTGAAGCCAAGACTTGGATGAGGCAATACTTTAATCTCATTGGAGATCAGATGCCTAACATCGATCGTGTACACCttcctcatttcctcactAAGTACGATGTGTACGTCAGGATGAAGAGGGAGCTCATGGCTGGAGGAATCCCAGAAGATGCTGTTGTGAAAGTTTCTACCTTTTACCGCTTTTGGAAAGAAGATTTTTCGAAGGTGCTCATTCCCAGT CAAAGCGCTTTCAGCAAGTGTGATATTTGCACTAAGTTTGACCAGGAAAGAATGAAGAGTGGATGGAGGTGTGAATTTAAGGAGGAGTATGATCAACATCTACAGATTGTTCA GCAAGAAAGGCGGAAGTATTATGGTCATCGGGAAAAATCTAGAACAAATCCACAACACAGTGTTACCATCATCATTGATGGCATGGATCAGCACAAGACCAATCTTCCTCGCCTCGCAAAGATCCCAAAGTCTGTGCAGGGATTGCTTCCTCTCAGAACACACGTCACTGGAGTGCTAGTACACACCCGGGCACCTCATGGAAAGTTAGCTCACGTCTACATTGACATGCTGCAATTCCCTCATGACTGCAACGTTACGATTCATGTGCTGCTCAAATCCTTGATTGCTCTAGATCATCTCCCACCAGTTCTCAACATCCAACTGGACAATACAGCAAAAGAAAACAAAAACAAGTTCTTCCTGGGGTTTTGCGCATTGTTGGTAGAACGAAAGATATTCACTAAG GTGCGGGTAAACTTCCTACCTGTTGGTCATACTCATGAGGACATTGACCAGCTTTTCTCAAGGATATCTAAGCAGCTCACTCTAAAAGGAGCTGAATCTTTAccag ATCTCCAAAAGCAGATTACACAGTCAAGCACACCTACCCCAACGGTTGAGGTACTCAATACTATTTCTGATGTGAGGTCGTGGCTGGAACCTTGTATTGACAGACTAAATGGTCACTCTCTTCCACATTGCTTCAAATTCTTTTTAGAAGATGGGAAAGCTGTGATGTATTTTCGGCATTGGAGCAGTGATGCTTGGTGCAATGCTGATGTAGCAGTGAAACTACTTCTGGCAAGTCCGCATGTAATAACGTTTTTTTTGTCAGTGATCATAATAAATACCGTACAAGCACATTATGTATGGCAACACACTTTGTGTTAG
- the LOC135339923 gene encoding uncharacterized protein LOC135339923 codes for MPATKRWHFEFLVGGVSGITVYKNGARIKSYKLPNRPVLESVYSIGTPSTRKTCDKVKEYLDQAIEVTFKCKTTVLLNRKEFEWNKSAFCRLLRLSPGARAVDFIQVFNQLTKFNSDRGFLVPVSPLPTSSELLTEEALSDGGDSEDDHPLSSLTSTQSIDGSHQLGEKRSQQEEEVSRKRMKHKDTMDDAIFTKKIGTIDLQLRNLSEPKTQRCLRTVDTVFVEELVKKFTKDPSAPGVPPIAVLCISVESIDVFDTNRVDAYKYELLGGQHTALARRIVAAKSSDNTLLQTVLAEVYVGLTDDEALRLASRHNTNSHFIHKMTHRDYLEACRSKLFSMCGKAPEEETPKDSVEWKDVCKRCILPQDMGRCTMENIFKQASFTKEVWALAVSVMNLYEEGELKDQTLSTKSLTTKPEFKQQNFSPIQCLPDEFKLEMLSKVSSSELSLAELKEEATSYRSRKSLQRAFCKITTSSTWCEAKCRFPAFTTPERLRTFHQICLTKTIPASFRSYCEAALKAEKSGSTDTVVPSADIYKFRHCKAYVVEGDAANMCCQDVRDVYPTFMGSNLFLADIPVAWTTEQIQSLVYTTKQLNTIPEKTVSTFNVALISTSLSKIEELKNCLLKCYEHVSVCYWQTACTGGLDSTHPLGFIPSIGCVVVGHYSLSGKLEEDHFNFVEEGRSNFFPCIDQSTAKIPICVLTGIIKKLSFEGSTVIDATSESGNCAIASLQAGRDVVVLKALAQAALARSQLAELSTT; via the exons ATGCCTGCAACCAAGAGGTGGCACTTTGAGTTTCTCGTGGGTGGAGTCAGTGGTATCACTGTGTACAAGAATGGTGCAAGGATTAAGAGCTACAAACTCCCAAATCGCCCAGTCTTGGAAAGTGTATATTCAATAGGTACTCCTTCTACTAGAAAGACTTGTGATAAGGTTAAAGAATACCTAGATCAAGCCATTGAG GTCACATTTAAATGCAAGACTACTGTGCTCCTGAACCGGAAGGAGTTTGAATGGAATAAATCAGCATTTTGTCGACTGTTGAGGCTGTCTCCTGGGGCGAGAGCAGTCGACTTCATTCAAGTCTTCAACCAACTGACAAAG TTTAATTCTGACCGAGGCTTCTTAGTTCCTGTAAGCCCCCTGCCCACCAGTTCGGAGTTGCTAACTGAGGAGGCGTTGTCTGATGGTGGTGACTCTGAGGATGACCACCCGCTGTCTTCATTGACAAGTACCCAAAGCATAGACGGCAGCCACCAACTTGGAGAAAAGAGAAGTCAGCAGGAGGAGGAAGTATCGAGAAAGAGGATGAAGCACAAAGATACTATGGACGATGCGATCTTCACCAAGAAGATTG gaactaTTGATCTCCAGCTGAGAAACCTCTCAGAACCCAAAACACAACGCTGTTTAAGAACGGTTGACACTGTATTTGTGGAGGAACTAGTGAAGAAGTTCACTAAGGATCCCTCTGCTCCAGGTGTACCTCCGATTGCTGTCCTGTGCATTTCTGTCGAGAGCATAGATGTGTTTGACACCAACAGAGTGGACGCCTATAAGTACGAGCTGCTTGGAGGCCAGCATACAGCCTTGGCAAGAAGGATAGTAGCAGCCAAGTCTTCAGACAATACGTTGCTACAGACTGTCCTTGCTGAGGTGTATGTTGGTCTGACAGACGATGAAGCACTTAGGCTCGCCTCTCGCCACAACACAAATAGTCATTTTATCCACAAGATGACACATCGGGACTAT CTTGAGGCCTGCCGATCGAAACTGTTTTCAATGTGCGGTAAGGCTCCTGAGGAGGAAACCCCAAAAGACTCGGTGGAATGGAAGGATGTGTGCAAGCGATGCATTTTACCTCAG GATATGGGCCGCTGCACAATGGAGAATATCTTTAAGCAGGCAAGCTTTACTAAGGAAGTCTGGGCATTGGCCGTATCGGTCATGAACTTGTACGAGGAGGGGGAGCTGAAAGATCAGACCCTCTCAACAAAATCTCTGACTACAAAGCCCGAGTTTAAGCAGCAAAATTTTAGCCCAATCCAGTGCCTTCCTGATGAGTTCAAGCTGGAAATGTTATCAAAG GTTTCAAGCAGTGAGCTAAGCCTTGCCGAATTAAAGGAAGAAGCTACCAGCTACAGATCAAGAAAGTCTCTGCAAAGGGCTTTTTGCAA GATAACTACTTCCAGTACGTGGTGCGAGGCAAAATGTAGATTTCCTGCCTTCACTACCCCAGAGCGTCTGAGGACATTCCACCAGATATGTTTAACCAAAACAATACCGGCGTCTTTTCGTTCATATTGTGAGGCAGCTCTAAAAGCAGAAAAATCAGGCAGCACAGACACTGTTGTCCCCTCGGCTGATATATATAAGTTCAGGCACTGCAAGGCTTATGTGGTCGAAGGGGATGCAGCAAACATGTGCTGCCAAGATGTTAGGGATGTCTACCCTACATTCATGGGCTCAAATCTCTTCCTGGCTGACATACccgtg GCGTGGACAACAGAACAAATTCAAAGCCTTGTGTACACCACAAAACAGCTGAATACAATACCCGAGAAAACTGTGAGCACATTTAATGTTGCATTGATTAGCACCAGTCTCTCAAAAATTGAAGAACTGAAGAATTGTTTGTTGAAGTGCTACGAACACGTCAGTGTGTGCTACTGGCAGACAGCGTGCACAG GTGGCTTAGATTCCACTCATCCACTGGGATTTATCCCATCAATTGGTTGTGTGGTAGTGGGACACTACTCACTCAGTGGAAAGCTGGAGGAGGACCACTTTAACTTCGTTGAGGAAGGGCGGTCCAATTTCTTCCCCTGTATTGATCAATCCACTGCTAAGATTCCGATTTGTGTGCTGACAGGCATTATAAAGAAGCTGTCTTTTGAAGGGAGCACTGTTATTGATGCCACAAGTGAATCtg gtaacTGTGCAATTGCCTCACTACAAGCAGGAAGAGATGTGGTGGTACTCAAGGCATTGGCCCAAGCAGCACTTGCAAGAAGCCAGCTTGCAGAACTGTcaacaacatag